One window from the genome of Mastacembelus armatus chromosome 18, fMasArm1.2, whole genome shotgun sequence encodes:
- the LOC113123275 gene encoding solute carrier family 12 member 3-like isoform X1 — MNLSDVTMGQLTSRRDSLVPGILPHCRSSANEEGPPRYSSHHFDGSLQDVNLQIPSIAVTNMDSSGSDHQGSKMELQRSSLYSTLDQVPQLEHYTSTLPHQQARKRPSLEALRKAFKEAEAGMEVPDTTTDSGDSTVPITDSGNEDSKSPKKKAPVRLGWVVGVKIRCMLNIWGVILFLRLSWITSQAGILLTCLIVMMSVTVTTATALSISAIATNGRIISGGTYFLISRSLGPEIGAPIGMVFSFANALACALNTVGFAEVVRDLMKDDFGTVIVDSVNDVRIVGVITVTILLFISLAGMEWESKTQILFFIALMISFASYLVGTVIPHGTIKQAQGIFGYRGEIFVSNLKPDWRGPDGNFFRMFAIFFPATTGILSGVNICGDLKDPSTAIPKGTLLAIFWTTISYLVVPLTVGACVLRDASGNISDILTVNSTGVCVGLACNLGWNFTDCTQTQSCRYGLANSLQVLGQISAFYYLITLGVFAASLSSALGFLVSAPKIFQCLCRDNIYPYIGFFGKGYGKNDEPLRAYILCYVIAVAFIVIAELNTIAALISNFFLCVYGLINFSCFHASITNSPGWRPAFHYYSKWAALYGAVIAVLLMFLFTWWAALVTFSIIFFLFEYVNYTKPKVNWGSSVQASTYNMALSSSVSLSGVEDHIKNFRPQCLVLTGPPNQRPALVDFVASFTKHISLMICGDIIMEEERQTRPQDATDLLVKWMNKRKVRSFYTPLSADGLRAGARNLLQASGLGKLKPNTLVLGFKSNWRESSPESIEDYINTIYDTFDSNYNLCILRMMDGLDIIEHFEFEVNQSFEPDEVRNDNQQSSDVASVEDISDKGDSDQIKTVFQSDQGKKTIDVYWIADDGGLTLLVPYLLTRRKRWCRSKVRVFIVGDEQNMDESHKQMIALLKRFRLDFNDVIVMTDSEKRPHSKNLSRFVDSVAPFRLWDEQQEGVSAQELKQNAPWKISDKQFEAFRLKTERKVRLNEIIRRNSQNAALVLVSLPVPQSDCPSALYMAWLDTLTCGLHCPAVLIRGNQQNVLTFYCQ; from the exons AT GAATCTATCAGACGTGACAATGGGGCAGTTGACATCCAGACGTGACAGTTTGGTCCCGGGCATTTTGCCTCATTGTCGCTCTTCAGCCAATGAAGAAGGACCTCCCAGGTACTCGTCGCACCATTTTGATGGCAGCTTGCAAGATGTTAACCTTCAAATTCCTTCCATTGCTGTCACAAACATGGACTCAAG TGGATCAGACCATCAGGGCTCAAAGATGGAGCTGCAGAGATCTTCCCTGTACAGCACATTAGACCAGGTGCCACAGCTGGAGCATTATACTAGCACACTTCCACACCAGCAGGCGAGGAAACGGCCTTCTCTGGAGGCTCTCCGCAAGGCATTTAAG GAGGCAGAGGCAGGGATGGAGGTGCCGGACACCACCACGGACTCAGGAGACAGCACTGTTCCAATCACTGACAGTGGAAATGAAGACTCAAAAAGTCCAAAGAAGAAAGCTCCTGTTAGACTTGGCTGGGTGGTTGGAGTTAAG ATTCGTTGCATGCTGAATATTTGGGGAGTCATCCTGTTCCTCCGCTTGTCATGGATCACTTCTCAGGCAGGCATCT TGTTAACATGCCTTATTGTCATGATGTCGGTGACTGTGACTACAGCAACTGCCCTCTCCATCTCTGCAATCGCCACCAATGGGAGAATAATCTCAG GTGGGACATATTTCTTGATCTCTCGCTCTCTGGGTCCTGAAATTGGGGCACCCATTGGGATGGTCTTCTCTTTCGCCAACGCTCTGGCTTGTGCACTCAACACAGTTGGTTTTGCAGAGGTGGTTCGTGATCTAATGAAG GACGACTTTGGTACTGTCATTGTTGATTCAGTCAATGATGTCCGTATCGTGGGTGTGATCACTGTAACTATTCTTCTGTTCATTTCACTGGCTGGAATGGAGTGGGAGTCAAAG acCCAGATCTTGTTCTTTATCGCTCTCATGATCTCATTTGCCAGCTATTTGGTGGGCACAGTCATTCCCCATGGAACAATAAAACAAGCCCAAGGCATCTTTGGATACCGCG GTGAGATCTTTGTTTCAAACCTGAAGCCGGACTGGAGAGGACCTGACGGCAACTTCTTTAGAATGTTTGCCATTTTTTTCCCCGCCACCACCGGCATCCTGTCTGGagtcaacatctgtggagaCCTCAAA GACCCTTCTACTGCTATCCCCAAAGGCACCCTCCTAGCCATTTTCTGGACTACCATCAGCTATTTAGTTGTTCCTTTAACTGTTG GGGCATGTGTCTTACGGGACGCTTCTGGTAATATAAGTGACATTCTGACTGTGAATAGCACTGGGGTTTGTGTGGGTCTTGCATGTAACCTGGGCTGGAACTTCACAGACTGCACCCAGACACAGTCGTGTCGTTATGGTCTGGCCAACAGTTTACAG GTCCTGGGCCAAATTTCAGCTTTCTACTACCTCATCACCCTAGGTGTCTTTGCAGCCAGCTTGTCATCTGCTCTTGGCTTCCTAGTGTCCGCTCCTAAAATCTTTCAG TGTCTGTGTAGAGACAATATATACCCATACATTGGGTTCTTTGGAAAGGGATATGGAAAAAATGATGAGCCTCTCAGGGCTTATATCCTCTGCTATGTGATTGCTGTTGCCTTCATTGTTATTG CTGAGCTGAACACCATCGCAGCCTTGATCTCCAATTTCTTCCTGTGTGTCTATGGCCTTATCaacttcagctgttttcacGCTTCAATCACCAACTCCCCTG GTTGGAGGCCTGCATTTCATTACTACAGTAAGTGGGCGGCTTTGTATGGAGCAGTAATCGCTGTACTGCTGATGTTCCTCTTTACCTGGTGGGCTGCTCTCGTCACCTTCAGTATTATCTTCTTCCTGTTTGAATATGTCAACTACACTAAGCCAA AGGTAAACTGGGGATCGTCAGTACAGGCAAGTACATACAACATGGCTCTGTCatcctctgtttctctttccgGGGTGGAGGATCACATCAAGAATTTTAG GCCACAGTGTCTTGTCCTGACTGGGCCCCCGAACCAGCGACCTGCACTGGTGGACTTTGTTGCATCTTTCACCAAACACATAAGCCTCATGATCTGTGGAGACATCATCATG GAGGAGGAGCGGCAGACTCGGCCACAGGATGCCACAGATTTGTTGGTGAAGTGGATGAACAAGAGGAAAGTGCGCTCGTTTTATACTCCTTTGAGTGCAGACGGCCTCAGAGCTGGAGCACGAAACTTGCTGCAG GCGTCTGGTCTTGGCAAACTGAAACCCAACACTCTTGTTCTGGGCTTCAAGTCAAACTGgagggagagttctcctgaAAGCATTGAAGATTATATCAACACCATATA TGATACCTTTGACTCTAACTACAATTTGTGTATCTTGAGAATGATGGATGGGCTGGATATCATTGAGCATTTTGAATTTGAAG TGAACCAGAGCTTTGAGCCTGATGAAGTAAGAAATGACAACCAACAGTCCTCTGATGTGGCATCAG TTGAGGACATCTCCGATAAAGGCGACAGCGATCAGATCAAGACAGTGTTTCAGAGCGACCAGGGCAAGAAGACCATTGACGTCTACTGGATAGCTGATGATGGGG GTCTGACACTGCTGGTGCCTTACCTGCTCACCAGGAGGAAACGATGGTGCAGGAGTAAGGTCAGGGTCTTCATTGTGGGAGATGAGCAGAACATGGACGAAAGTCACAAACA gatGATCGCTCTACTGAAGAGGTTTCGTCTGGATTTTAATGACGTTATAGTCATGACAGACAGTGAGAAGCGTCCACACTCCAAGAA CCTGAGTAGGTTTGTGGACAGTGTCGCCCCCTTCAGGCTATGGGATGAACAGCAGGAAGGTGTCTCAGCTCAGGAGTTGAAACAAAATGCCCCATGGAAAATATCTGACAAGCAGTTTGAGGCCTTCAGACTTAAG ACTGAGAGGAAAGTGAGACTGAACGAAATCATCAGGAGGAATTCCCAGAATGCTGCACTTGTGCTAGT GAGCCTTCCGGTGCCACAGAGTGACTGCCCCAGTGCCCTGTACATGGCCTGGCTGGATACTCTGACCTGTGGGCTCCACTGTCCTGCGGTGCTGATACGAGGAAACCAGCAGAACGTCCTCACTTTCTACTGCCAGTAA
- the LOC113123275 gene encoding solute carrier family 12 member 3-like isoform X2 produces the protein MGQLTSRRDSLVPGILPHCRSSANEEGPPRYSSHHFDGSLQDVNLQIPSIAVTNMDSSGSDHQGSKMELQRSSLYSTLDQVPQLEHYTSTLPHQQARKRPSLEALRKAFKEAEAGMEVPDTTTDSGDSTVPITDSGNEDSKSPKKKAPVRLGWVVGVKIRCMLNIWGVILFLRLSWITSQAGILLTCLIVMMSVTVTTATALSISAIATNGRIISGGTYFLISRSLGPEIGAPIGMVFSFANALACALNTVGFAEVVRDLMKDDFGTVIVDSVNDVRIVGVITVTILLFISLAGMEWESKTQILFFIALMISFASYLVGTVIPHGTIKQAQGIFGYRGEIFVSNLKPDWRGPDGNFFRMFAIFFPATTGILSGVNICGDLKDPSTAIPKGTLLAIFWTTISYLVVPLTVGACVLRDASGNISDILTVNSTGVCVGLACNLGWNFTDCTQTQSCRYGLANSLQVLGQISAFYYLITLGVFAASLSSALGFLVSAPKIFQCLCRDNIYPYIGFFGKGYGKNDEPLRAYILCYVIAVAFIVIAELNTIAALISNFFLCVYGLINFSCFHASITNSPGWRPAFHYYSKWAALYGAVIAVLLMFLFTWWAALVTFSIIFFLFEYVNYTKPKVNWGSSVQASTYNMALSSSVSLSGVEDHIKNFRPQCLVLTGPPNQRPALVDFVASFTKHISLMICGDIIMEEERQTRPQDATDLLVKWMNKRKVRSFYTPLSADGLRAGARNLLQASGLGKLKPNTLVLGFKSNWRESSPESIEDYINTIYDTFDSNYNLCILRMMDGLDIIEHFEFEVNQSFEPDEVRNDNQQSSDVASVEDISDKGDSDQIKTVFQSDQGKKTIDVYWIADDGGLTLLVPYLLTRRKRWCRSKVRVFIVGDEQNMDESHKQMIALLKRFRLDFNDVIVMTDSEKRPHSKNLSRFVDSVAPFRLWDEQQEGVSAQELKQNAPWKISDKQFEAFRLKTERKVRLNEIIRRNSQNAALVLVSLPVPQSDCPSALYMAWLDTLTCGLHCPAVLIRGNQQNVLTFYCQ, from the exons ATGGGGCAGTTGACATCCAGACGTGACAGTTTGGTCCCGGGCATTTTGCCTCATTGTCGCTCTTCAGCCAATGAAGAAGGACCTCCCAGGTACTCGTCGCACCATTTTGATGGCAGCTTGCAAGATGTTAACCTTCAAATTCCTTCCATTGCTGTCACAAACATGGACTCAAG TGGATCAGACCATCAGGGCTCAAAGATGGAGCTGCAGAGATCTTCCCTGTACAGCACATTAGACCAGGTGCCACAGCTGGAGCATTATACTAGCACACTTCCACACCAGCAGGCGAGGAAACGGCCTTCTCTGGAGGCTCTCCGCAAGGCATTTAAG GAGGCAGAGGCAGGGATGGAGGTGCCGGACACCACCACGGACTCAGGAGACAGCACTGTTCCAATCACTGACAGTGGAAATGAAGACTCAAAAAGTCCAAAGAAGAAAGCTCCTGTTAGACTTGGCTGGGTGGTTGGAGTTAAG ATTCGTTGCATGCTGAATATTTGGGGAGTCATCCTGTTCCTCCGCTTGTCATGGATCACTTCTCAGGCAGGCATCT TGTTAACATGCCTTATTGTCATGATGTCGGTGACTGTGACTACAGCAACTGCCCTCTCCATCTCTGCAATCGCCACCAATGGGAGAATAATCTCAG GTGGGACATATTTCTTGATCTCTCGCTCTCTGGGTCCTGAAATTGGGGCACCCATTGGGATGGTCTTCTCTTTCGCCAACGCTCTGGCTTGTGCACTCAACACAGTTGGTTTTGCAGAGGTGGTTCGTGATCTAATGAAG GACGACTTTGGTACTGTCATTGTTGATTCAGTCAATGATGTCCGTATCGTGGGTGTGATCACTGTAACTATTCTTCTGTTCATTTCACTGGCTGGAATGGAGTGGGAGTCAAAG acCCAGATCTTGTTCTTTATCGCTCTCATGATCTCATTTGCCAGCTATTTGGTGGGCACAGTCATTCCCCATGGAACAATAAAACAAGCCCAAGGCATCTTTGGATACCGCG GTGAGATCTTTGTTTCAAACCTGAAGCCGGACTGGAGAGGACCTGACGGCAACTTCTTTAGAATGTTTGCCATTTTTTTCCCCGCCACCACCGGCATCCTGTCTGGagtcaacatctgtggagaCCTCAAA GACCCTTCTACTGCTATCCCCAAAGGCACCCTCCTAGCCATTTTCTGGACTACCATCAGCTATTTAGTTGTTCCTTTAACTGTTG GGGCATGTGTCTTACGGGACGCTTCTGGTAATATAAGTGACATTCTGACTGTGAATAGCACTGGGGTTTGTGTGGGTCTTGCATGTAACCTGGGCTGGAACTTCACAGACTGCACCCAGACACAGTCGTGTCGTTATGGTCTGGCCAACAGTTTACAG GTCCTGGGCCAAATTTCAGCTTTCTACTACCTCATCACCCTAGGTGTCTTTGCAGCCAGCTTGTCATCTGCTCTTGGCTTCCTAGTGTCCGCTCCTAAAATCTTTCAG TGTCTGTGTAGAGACAATATATACCCATACATTGGGTTCTTTGGAAAGGGATATGGAAAAAATGATGAGCCTCTCAGGGCTTATATCCTCTGCTATGTGATTGCTGTTGCCTTCATTGTTATTG CTGAGCTGAACACCATCGCAGCCTTGATCTCCAATTTCTTCCTGTGTGTCTATGGCCTTATCaacttcagctgttttcacGCTTCAATCACCAACTCCCCTG GTTGGAGGCCTGCATTTCATTACTACAGTAAGTGGGCGGCTTTGTATGGAGCAGTAATCGCTGTACTGCTGATGTTCCTCTTTACCTGGTGGGCTGCTCTCGTCACCTTCAGTATTATCTTCTTCCTGTTTGAATATGTCAACTACACTAAGCCAA AGGTAAACTGGGGATCGTCAGTACAGGCAAGTACATACAACATGGCTCTGTCatcctctgtttctctttccgGGGTGGAGGATCACATCAAGAATTTTAG GCCACAGTGTCTTGTCCTGACTGGGCCCCCGAACCAGCGACCTGCACTGGTGGACTTTGTTGCATCTTTCACCAAACACATAAGCCTCATGATCTGTGGAGACATCATCATG GAGGAGGAGCGGCAGACTCGGCCACAGGATGCCACAGATTTGTTGGTGAAGTGGATGAACAAGAGGAAAGTGCGCTCGTTTTATACTCCTTTGAGTGCAGACGGCCTCAGAGCTGGAGCACGAAACTTGCTGCAG GCGTCTGGTCTTGGCAAACTGAAACCCAACACTCTTGTTCTGGGCTTCAAGTCAAACTGgagggagagttctcctgaAAGCATTGAAGATTATATCAACACCATATA TGATACCTTTGACTCTAACTACAATTTGTGTATCTTGAGAATGATGGATGGGCTGGATATCATTGAGCATTTTGAATTTGAAG TGAACCAGAGCTTTGAGCCTGATGAAGTAAGAAATGACAACCAACAGTCCTCTGATGTGGCATCAG TTGAGGACATCTCCGATAAAGGCGACAGCGATCAGATCAAGACAGTGTTTCAGAGCGACCAGGGCAAGAAGACCATTGACGTCTACTGGATAGCTGATGATGGGG GTCTGACACTGCTGGTGCCTTACCTGCTCACCAGGAGGAAACGATGGTGCAGGAGTAAGGTCAGGGTCTTCATTGTGGGAGATGAGCAGAACATGGACGAAAGTCACAAACA gatGATCGCTCTACTGAAGAGGTTTCGTCTGGATTTTAATGACGTTATAGTCATGACAGACAGTGAGAAGCGTCCACACTCCAAGAA CCTGAGTAGGTTTGTGGACAGTGTCGCCCCCTTCAGGCTATGGGATGAACAGCAGGAAGGTGTCTCAGCTCAGGAGTTGAAACAAAATGCCCCATGGAAAATATCTGACAAGCAGTTTGAGGCCTTCAGACTTAAG ACTGAGAGGAAAGTGAGACTGAACGAAATCATCAGGAGGAATTCCCAGAATGCTGCACTTGTGCTAGT GAGCCTTCCGGTGCCACAGAGTGACTGCCCCAGTGCCCTGTACATGGCCTGGCTGGATACTCTGACCTGTGGGCTCCACTGTCCTGCGGTGCTGATACGAGGAAACCAGCAGAACGTCCTCACTTTCTACTGCCAGTAA
- the LOC113123275 gene encoding solute carrier family 12 member 3-like isoform X3, whose amino-acid sequence MNLSDVTMGQLTSRRDSLVPGILPHCRSSANEEGPPRYSSHHFDGSLQDVNLQIPSIAVTNMDSSGSDHQGSKMELQRSSLYSTLDQVPQLEHYTSTLPHQQARKRPSLEALRKAFKEAEAGMEVPDTTTDSGDSTVPITDSGNEDSKSPKKKAPVRLGWVVGVKIRCMLNIWGVILFLRLSWITSQAGILLTCLIVMMSVTVTTATALSISAIATNGRIISGGTYFLISRSLGPEIGAPIGMVFSFANALACALNTVGFAEVVRDLMKDDFGTVIVDSVNDVRIVGVITVTILLFISLAGMEWESKTQILFFIALMISFASYLVGTVIPHGTIKQAQGIFGYRGEIFVSNLKPDWRGPDGNFFRMFAIFFPATTGILSGVNICGDLKDPSTAIPKGTLLAIFWTTISYLVVPLTVGACVLRDASGNISDILTVNSTGVCVGLACNLGWNFTDCTQTQSCRYGLANSLQVLGQISAFYYLITLGVFAASLSSALGFLVSAPKIFQCLCRDNIYPYIGFFGKGYGKNDEPLRAYILCYVIAVAFIVIAELNTIAALISNFFLCVYGLINFSCFHASITNSPGWRPAFHYYSKWAALYGAVIAVLLMFLFTWWAALVTFSIIFFLFEYVNYTKPKVNWGSSVQASTYNMALSSSVSLSGVEDHIKNFRPQCLVLTGPPNQRPALVDFVASFTKHISLMICGDIIMEEERQTRPQDATDLLVKWMNKRKVRSFYTPLSADGLRAGARNLLQASGLGKLKPNTLVLGFKSNWRESSPESIEDYINTIYDTFDSNYNLCILRMMDGLDIIEHFEFEVNQSFEPDEVRNDNQQSSDVASVEDISDKGDSDQIKTVFQSDQGKKTIDVYWIADDGGGNDGAGVRSGSSLWEMSRTWTKVTNSRFSH is encoded by the exons AT GAATCTATCAGACGTGACAATGGGGCAGTTGACATCCAGACGTGACAGTTTGGTCCCGGGCATTTTGCCTCATTGTCGCTCTTCAGCCAATGAAGAAGGACCTCCCAGGTACTCGTCGCACCATTTTGATGGCAGCTTGCAAGATGTTAACCTTCAAATTCCTTCCATTGCTGTCACAAACATGGACTCAAG TGGATCAGACCATCAGGGCTCAAAGATGGAGCTGCAGAGATCTTCCCTGTACAGCACATTAGACCAGGTGCCACAGCTGGAGCATTATACTAGCACACTTCCACACCAGCAGGCGAGGAAACGGCCTTCTCTGGAGGCTCTCCGCAAGGCATTTAAG GAGGCAGAGGCAGGGATGGAGGTGCCGGACACCACCACGGACTCAGGAGACAGCACTGTTCCAATCACTGACAGTGGAAATGAAGACTCAAAAAGTCCAAAGAAGAAAGCTCCTGTTAGACTTGGCTGGGTGGTTGGAGTTAAG ATTCGTTGCATGCTGAATATTTGGGGAGTCATCCTGTTCCTCCGCTTGTCATGGATCACTTCTCAGGCAGGCATCT TGTTAACATGCCTTATTGTCATGATGTCGGTGACTGTGACTACAGCAACTGCCCTCTCCATCTCTGCAATCGCCACCAATGGGAGAATAATCTCAG GTGGGACATATTTCTTGATCTCTCGCTCTCTGGGTCCTGAAATTGGGGCACCCATTGGGATGGTCTTCTCTTTCGCCAACGCTCTGGCTTGTGCACTCAACACAGTTGGTTTTGCAGAGGTGGTTCGTGATCTAATGAAG GACGACTTTGGTACTGTCATTGTTGATTCAGTCAATGATGTCCGTATCGTGGGTGTGATCACTGTAACTATTCTTCTGTTCATTTCACTGGCTGGAATGGAGTGGGAGTCAAAG acCCAGATCTTGTTCTTTATCGCTCTCATGATCTCATTTGCCAGCTATTTGGTGGGCACAGTCATTCCCCATGGAACAATAAAACAAGCCCAAGGCATCTTTGGATACCGCG GTGAGATCTTTGTTTCAAACCTGAAGCCGGACTGGAGAGGACCTGACGGCAACTTCTTTAGAATGTTTGCCATTTTTTTCCCCGCCACCACCGGCATCCTGTCTGGagtcaacatctgtggagaCCTCAAA GACCCTTCTACTGCTATCCCCAAAGGCACCCTCCTAGCCATTTTCTGGACTACCATCAGCTATTTAGTTGTTCCTTTAACTGTTG GGGCATGTGTCTTACGGGACGCTTCTGGTAATATAAGTGACATTCTGACTGTGAATAGCACTGGGGTTTGTGTGGGTCTTGCATGTAACCTGGGCTGGAACTTCACAGACTGCACCCAGACACAGTCGTGTCGTTATGGTCTGGCCAACAGTTTACAG GTCCTGGGCCAAATTTCAGCTTTCTACTACCTCATCACCCTAGGTGTCTTTGCAGCCAGCTTGTCATCTGCTCTTGGCTTCCTAGTGTCCGCTCCTAAAATCTTTCAG TGTCTGTGTAGAGACAATATATACCCATACATTGGGTTCTTTGGAAAGGGATATGGAAAAAATGATGAGCCTCTCAGGGCTTATATCCTCTGCTATGTGATTGCTGTTGCCTTCATTGTTATTG CTGAGCTGAACACCATCGCAGCCTTGATCTCCAATTTCTTCCTGTGTGTCTATGGCCTTATCaacttcagctgttttcacGCTTCAATCACCAACTCCCCTG GTTGGAGGCCTGCATTTCATTACTACAGTAAGTGGGCGGCTTTGTATGGAGCAGTAATCGCTGTACTGCTGATGTTCCTCTTTACCTGGTGGGCTGCTCTCGTCACCTTCAGTATTATCTTCTTCCTGTTTGAATATGTCAACTACACTAAGCCAA AGGTAAACTGGGGATCGTCAGTACAGGCAAGTACATACAACATGGCTCTGTCatcctctgtttctctttccgGGGTGGAGGATCACATCAAGAATTTTAG GCCACAGTGTCTTGTCCTGACTGGGCCCCCGAACCAGCGACCTGCACTGGTGGACTTTGTTGCATCTTTCACCAAACACATAAGCCTCATGATCTGTGGAGACATCATCATG GAGGAGGAGCGGCAGACTCGGCCACAGGATGCCACAGATTTGTTGGTGAAGTGGATGAACAAGAGGAAAGTGCGCTCGTTTTATACTCCTTTGAGTGCAGACGGCCTCAGAGCTGGAGCACGAAACTTGCTGCAG GCGTCTGGTCTTGGCAAACTGAAACCCAACACTCTTGTTCTGGGCTTCAAGTCAAACTGgagggagagttctcctgaAAGCATTGAAGATTATATCAACACCATATA TGATACCTTTGACTCTAACTACAATTTGTGTATCTTGAGAATGATGGATGGGCTGGATATCATTGAGCATTTTGAATTTGAAG TGAACCAGAGCTTTGAGCCTGATGAAGTAAGAAATGACAACCAACAGTCCTCTGATGTGGCATCAG TTGAGGACATCTCCGATAAAGGCGACAGCGATCAGATCAAGACAGTGTTTCAGAGCGACCAGGGCAAGAAGACCATTGACGTCTACTGGATAGCTGATGATGGGG GAGGAAACGATGGTGCAGGAGTAAGGTCAGGGTCTTCATTGTGGGAGATGAGCAGAACATGGACGAAAGTCACAAACAGTAGGTTTTCTCATTGA